One Spirochaetales bacterium DNA segment encodes these proteins:
- a CDS encoding HD domain-containing protein, with translation MKGIVLQYPVYTPDNFELLSKGSLFTEEDVQRVISSKKIKSQKTRLLLSHDTVEKDLYRELSEFPYNLIFISEDMIHLFRIMNNIRVFVSFIDVLNFFRKNDYYTYRHFLVVFALTTLLAEDLVKNKKIKNSLFTSGPYHDFGKICVPLDILKKQKPLTIAERDLLRHHTIAGYTLLSYYQQDIHHITAHVALDHHERRDGSGYPRGIPDIGLVTEIVAVCDVYDALISKRPYRPVSYENRTALEEITGMAHNGQLGWNVVKAIICRNRKEKRSAGDIEISGEHRGTPPAENVYNRFMEE, from the coding sequence GTGAAAGGGATTGTATTGCAGTACCCGGTCTATACGCCGGACAATTTCGAATTGCTTTCAAAAGGTAGTCTTTTTACAGAAGAAGACGTACAGCGGGTCATTTCTTCAAAAAAGATAAAATCTCAAAAAACCCGGCTTCTGCTTTCACATGATACGGTGGAAAAGGATTTGTATCGGGAACTTTCTGAGTTCCCATATAATTTGATTTTTATCAGCGAAGATATGATTCATCTTTTCAGGATCATGAATAATATCCGTGTATTTGTATCTTTTATTGATGTTCTGAATTTTTTCAGGAAGAACGATTATTACACGTATCGTCATTTCCTCGTTGTTTTTGCGCTGACGACACTTCTTGCCGAGGATCTTGTTAAAAACAAAAAGATAAAAAACAGCCTTTTTACCTCAGGACCATATCATGATTTCGGTAAAATTTGCGTTCCTCTCGATATTCTTAAAAAACAGAAACCCCTTACCATTGCCGAACGTGACCTTTTGAGACATCACACGATCGCGGGATATACACTCCTGAGTTATTATCAACAGGATATCCACCACATTACCGCCCATGTTGCACTCGATCATCACGAGCGGAGAGACGGCTCGGGTTATCCCCGGGGGATTCCGGATATCGGACTGGTAACCGAGATCGTGGCGGTATGCGATGTCTATGATGCACTCATTTCAAAACGGCCTTACAGGCCTGTTTCCTATGAAAACCGTACCGCACTGGAGGAAATTACCGGCATGGCGCACAACGGGCAATTGGGCTGGAATGTCGTGAAGGCAATCATATGCCGCAATCGTAAAGAAAAACGTTCAGCCGGTGATATTGAGATCTCCGGCGAACATCGCGGCACCCCTCCCGCAGAAAATGTCTATAACAGGTTCATGGAAGAATAG